Proteins from a single region of Rhipicephalus sanguineus isolate Rsan-2018 chromosome 5, BIME_Rsan_1.4, whole genome shotgun sequence:
- the LOC119393077 gene encoding uncharacterized protein K02A2.6-like — MDGHMVLVIVDSETKWIEAVPMKIATSETTVRALRSIFARFGLPKTFVSDNGPQFVSGFFREFLARNKVQQLTTAPYHPQSNGLAERAVRTLKEGLKKNPGKDLITRLDRFLCRYRRTPGQDGKSPAERLLGYQIRTKIDSIKPKEKYADGLPAEATRKFNAGEPVWMRTFGRSRRWIPGVVHDQKGSRMVTVDCAQGQHRRHLDQLRRRAESVDSDLDQKNMQEPAEETGEKVQDSPEETAAESPPPLVRRSTRPRKPPERYGF, encoded by the coding sequence ATGGACGGACACATGGTCTTGGTCATCGTAGACTCGGAAACGAAATGGATCGAAGCGGTGCCAATGAAGATTGCCACGTCTGAAACCACGGTCAGAGCCCTGAGGTCAATATTTGCACGGTTTGGGCTTCCAAAAACGTTCGTGTCTGACAATGGACCTCAGTTTGTGAGCGGTTTTTTTCGCGAGTTCTTGGCCCGTAACAAGGTGCAGCAACTAACAACAGCACCCTATCATCCCCAATCTAATGGGTTAGCCGAGAGAGCGGTGCGCACGCTCAAGGAAGGACTAAAGAAAAATCCGGGCAAGGACTTGATAACGCGGTTGGATCGGTTTTTGTGCAGGTACCGCCGAACACCCGGGCAGGATGGCAAGTCACCGGCTGAACGTTTGCTGGGTTACCAGATTAGGACGAAGATAGACAGCATTAAGCCGAAAGAAAAGTATGCTGATGGTTTGCCAGCAGAAGCTACGAGAAAATTTAATGCAGGGGAACCGGTGTGGATGCGCACTTTTGGAAGAAGTCGAAGGTGGATTCCAGGAGTAGTGCACGACCAAAAAGGTtccaggatggtgactgtggatTGTGCTCAAGGACAGCACCGACGGCATCTAGATCAGCTAAGACGTCGAGCTGAATCGGTGGACAGTGACCTTGACCAGAAAAACATGCAGGAGCCAGCCGAAGAGACTGGGGAAAAGGTGCAAGACAGCCCGGAAGAAACAGCGGCGGAATCACCACCACCGCTCGTGCGAAGATCGACCCGGCCACGGAAACCACCTGAACGTTATGGCTTTTAA